The following proteins come from a genomic window of Candidatus Alcyoniella australis:
- a CDS encoding acylphosphatase, with amino-acid sequence MSGVHTSQTKALFVCVRGLVQGVWFRASTVERAESLGVCGWVRNAADGSVELHAEGAADAVDELIDWCRQGPSPARVDSLEVAPTQPAGYSRFGVK; translated from the coding sequence ATGAGCGGGGTGCACACTTCGCAGACCAAGGCGCTGTTCGTGTGCGTGCGCGGCCTGGTGCAGGGGGTCTGGTTTCGCGCATCCACGGTTGAGCGCGCCGAATCTTTGGGCGTCTGCGGCTGGGTGCGCAACGCGGCCGACGGCTCGGTCGAGCTGCACGCCGAGGGCGCTGCCGATGCGGTGGACGAGCTGATCGACTGGTGCCGTCAAGGGCCGTCCCCGGCCAGGGTCGACTCGCTGGAGGTCGCGCCGACCCAGCCCGCGGGCTACAGTCGGTTCGGAGTGAAATGA
- the ligA gene encoding NAD-dependent DNA ligase LigA produces MNLNAARKRIDELRQLLDEHSHRYYVLDAPSISDEEYDRLFRELTQLEGQFPELTAPDSPTARVGGAPLEGFDKVVHARPMLSLQNAFDHQELRAFDERVRRFLGNEGPIRYAVEPKIDGLAVQVSYSGRLFTIGATRGDGLIGEDVTQNLRTIRGLPLRLPDSAPDELRVRGEVYLSKRDFAGLNQAKEEAGEKTFANPRNAAAGSVRQLDPQIAAARPLRIVFYAPGGADRSAGGQCAFLELLRNYRLPTHAGSLAQCCEGIEQTIDAVRWIEQQRRELPFDIDGAVVKVDDFELQGRLGATAHHPRWAIAVKFKAQKAQTRVNAIEVQVGRTGALTPVAKLDPAAVGGVTIRSASLHNQDEIDRLDVREGDQVLIQRAGDVIPEILEVLVDQRDGSERKFSIPERHRACPACGSAVVRAPGDAAYRCVGLACPAKLAESLKHFASKGCMNIEGLGDKLIDQLVERGLVHSPADLYDLGEAAWAELDRMGLKSARNIVEALERGKHVSLNRLLAALGIRMVGETVAELLARRYRTLDGLLGAQYDELTAIDGVGPKVARSIVDFFSDAANREVIGRLLDHGVEPQPLAQIEQGVFADQSVVLTGELESMTRAEAKERIKSAGGRVSGSVSSKTDLVVAGPGAGSKLSKAQKLGVKVIDEQRFLEMLEHG; encoded by the coding sequence GTGAACTTGAATGCGGCGCGCAAACGGATCGACGAGCTGCGACAGCTGCTCGACGAACATTCCCATCGCTATTATGTGCTCGACGCCCCGTCGATCAGCGATGAGGAGTATGACCGGCTGTTCCGCGAGCTGACCCAGCTCGAAGGGCAATTCCCCGAGTTGACCGCGCCGGACTCGCCCACCGCGCGCGTGGGGGGCGCGCCGCTGGAGGGGTTTGACAAGGTCGTGCACGCGCGGCCGATGCTCTCGCTGCAAAACGCATTCGACCACCAGGAGCTGCGCGCCTTTGACGAGCGGGTGCGCCGCTTCTTGGGAAACGAGGGACCGATCCGCTACGCGGTGGAGCCCAAGATCGACGGCCTGGCCGTGCAGGTGAGCTACAGCGGCCGCCTGTTTACGATCGGAGCCACGCGCGGCGACGGTCTGATCGGCGAGGACGTCACCCAGAACCTACGCACGATCCGCGGCCTGCCGCTGCGACTGCCCGACTCCGCTCCGGACGAGCTACGCGTGCGCGGCGAGGTCTACCTAAGCAAGCGCGACTTCGCCGGGCTCAACCAGGCCAAGGAGGAGGCCGGCGAAAAGACTTTCGCCAATCCGCGCAACGCGGCCGCCGGGTCGGTGCGTCAGCTCGATCCGCAGATCGCGGCCGCACGGCCGTTGCGCATCGTATTCTACGCGCCGGGCGGAGCGGATCGATCAGCCGGCGGCCAGTGCGCGTTTCTCGAGCTGCTGCGCAACTACCGGCTGCCGACCCACGCCGGATCGCTGGCGCAATGCTGCGAGGGGATCGAGCAGACCATCGACGCGGTGCGTTGGATCGAGCAGCAGCGGCGCGAGCTGCCCTTCGACATCGACGGCGCGGTGGTCAAGGTCGACGACTTCGAGCTGCAAGGGCGTTTGGGAGCGACCGCGCACCACCCACGGTGGGCGATAGCCGTCAAGTTCAAGGCCCAGAAGGCGCAGACCCGCGTCAACGCCATCGAGGTCCAGGTCGGCCGCACCGGCGCGCTGACGCCCGTTGCCAAGCTCGATCCCGCGGCTGTGGGCGGGGTGACCATCCGCAGCGCCAGCCTGCACAACCAGGACGAGATCGATCGCCTCGACGTGCGCGAGGGCGACCAAGTGCTGATACAACGCGCGGGCGACGTGATCCCCGAGATCCTCGAGGTGCTTGTCGATCAGCGCGATGGCTCGGAGCGGAAATTTTCGATCCCCGAGCGCCACCGGGCTTGTCCGGCCTGCGGTTCGGCAGTGGTGCGCGCGCCGGGCGACGCCGCCTATCGCTGCGTGGGCCTGGCCTGCCCGGCCAAGCTCGCCGAGTCGCTCAAGCACTTCGCCTCCAAGGGCTGCATGAACATCGAGGGCCTGGGCGACAAGCTGATCGACCAACTCGTGGAGCGCGGCTTGGTGCACAGCCCGGCCGACCTCTACGATTTAGGCGAGGCAGCCTGGGCCGAGCTCGACCGGATGGGACTCAAGAGCGCGCGCAACATTGTCGAGGCGCTCGAACGCGGCAAACACGTGTCGCTGAACCGGCTGCTCGCCGCATTGGGCATCCGTATGGTCGGCGAGACGGTGGCCGAACTGCTGGCCCGGCGCTATCGGACGCTTGACGGGCTGCTCGGCGCGCAGTACGACGAGCTGACCGCCATTGACGGCGTGGGTCCCAAGGTCGCGCGCTCGATCGTGGATTTCTTTTCCGACGCGGCCAACCGCGAGGTGATCGGTCGGCTGCTCGATCACGGCGTGGAGCCCCAGCCGCTGGCCCAGATCGAGCAAGGTGTGTTCGCCGACCAAAGCGTGGTGCTCACCGGAGAGCTGGAGTCGATGACCCGCGCCGAGGCCAAGGAGCGGATCAAGTCCGCGGGCGGCCGGGTGTCCGGGTCGGTCAGCTCCAAGACCGACTTGGTCGTGGCCGGGCCGGGAGCGGGGAGCAAATTGAGCAAGGCCCAGAAGCTCGGCGTAAAGGTGATCGACGAGCAGCGGTTCCTCGAGATGTTGGAGCACGGATGA
- a CDS encoding ATP-binding protein produces the protein MRYFSIYIKLIIYFLLISVPPILIMGVLSFVEVTRIVRGETERVLSLIAQSTANQIGRALDENMQDVLLWAMLSDVGKSLDQRTLSNQRRLQDLLDQLVMTKSGYDILMVVDVNGRLRAVNKVGPEGQRLISGSVMERDWMSSSNEWSRGALAGEPVLGPWHYDSQIEMIYAHEPRSYSIIMSAPIRRKGGSRVIGVFAAYLNWMDIQRQLDRVREDVVGVYNVNLALITADGRKVIGYRNRERYGDTYLERAKLPPEAFSAAKSTFGFSSPLKRTLAYATVEVPSAPQSPSWLVCVDVLDRDIFAATFQLRDTFLLITGLAVFAIIGMVNLVSRMITRPLLMLVDDAAAVAKGDLDREIKIDSVDEIGVLQNAFHLMTDAIRERDRKLQEIMHDLERANRLKSEFLANMSHELRTPMNSIIGFTSLTIDRAGDLLPPLHRENLLRVKKNAHNLLELLNGILDLSKIESGGMDIFVEPFEVGQLIDSIMTMVHPMLDKNSVRIERRLPDDLSPLRQDRTKVRQILVNLMSNAVKFTHEGFIRISAEPLDTCEALDKPAGYEGGWIAIAVEDSGIGIDEQNLKVIFDEFWQVDGGPTRRYGGTGLGLSISRKLAGLLGGTITVSSIMGQGSTFTLILPADLDAFEHTQETQPDVQAAFETFLEDSKDENDSDN, from the coding sequence ATGCGGTATTTCAGTATCTACATCAAACTGATCATCTACTTCCTGCTGATCAGTGTTCCGCCGATCCTAATCATGGGTGTGCTCAGCTTCGTCGAGGTCACGCGAATCGTGCGCGGCGAGACCGAGCGCGTGTTGTCGTTGATCGCCCAGTCCACCGCCAACCAGATCGGCCGCGCCCTGGACGAGAACATGCAGGACGTGCTGCTGTGGGCAATGCTCTCGGACGTGGGTAAGTCCCTGGACCAGCGGACCCTGAGCAACCAGCGACGACTCCAGGATCTGCTGGATCAGCTGGTGATGACCAAATCGGGCTACGACATCCTGATGGTGGTCGATGTCAACGGCAGACTGCGCGCGGTCAATAAGGTCGGACCCGAGGGCCAACGGCTGATCAGCGGTTCGGTGATGGAACGCGACTGGATGAGCTCCTCCAACGAATGGTCCCGCGGGGCGCTCGCCGGTGAACCCGTGCTCGGGCCGTGGCATTACGACAGCCAGATCGAAATGATCTACGCCCATGAGCCGCGCTCTTACTCGATCATCATGTCCGCACCGATCCGCCGCAAGGGCGGCAGCCGGGTAATCGGCGTCTTCGCCGCCTATCTCAATTGGATGGACATTCAACGCCAGCTCGACCGCGTGCGCGAGGACGTGGTCGGCGTCTACAACGTCAACCTGGCGCTGATTACCGCCGACGGGCGCAAGGTCATCGGTTACCGTAACCGCGAACGTTACGGCGACACCTACCTGGAACGCGCCAAGCTGCCGCCCGAGGCCTTCAGTGCGGCAAAGAGCACCTTCGGCTTCTCCTCACCGCTCAAGCGGACCCTGGCCTACGCCACGGTCGAAGTCCCCTCGGCGCCTCAAAGTCCGTCCTGGCTAGTCTGCGTCGATGTGCTCGACCGCGATATTTTCGCCGCGACGTTCCAGTTGCGCGACACGTTCCTGCTGATCACCGGCCTGGCGGTGTTCGCGATTATCGGCATGGTCAACTTGGTCTCGCGGATGATCACCCGTCCGCTGCTGATGCTGGTCGACGACGCGGCGGCCGTGGCCAAGGGGGATCTGGACCGCGAAATCAAAATCGACTCGGTGGACGAGATCGGCGTGCTGCAGAACGCCTTCCACCTGATGACCGACGCCATCCGCGAACGCGACCGCAAGCTGCAGGAGATCATGCACGACCTGGAACGCGCCAACCGGCTCAAGAGCGAGTTTTTAGCCAACATGTCCCACGAACTGCGCACGCCGATGAACTCGATCATCGGCTTCACCTCGCTGACCATCGATCGCGCCGGTGATCTGCTGCCGCCGCTGCACCGTGAGAACCTACTGCGCGTTAAAAAGAACGCCCATAACCTGCTCGAACTGCTCAACGGCATCCTCGACCTGAGCAAGATCGAGTCCGGCGGCATGGATATCTTCGTCGAACCCTTCGAGGTCGGCCAACTGATCGACTCGATCATGACCATGGTCCATCCGATGCTCGATAAGAACAGCGTGCGCATCGAGCGCAGACTGCCCGACGACCTCTCGCCGCTACGACAGGATCGGACCAAGGTCCGGCAGATTCTGGTCAACCTGATGTCCAATGCGGTTAAATTCACGCACGAGGGATTCATCAGAATCAGCGCCGAACCCCTCGATACCTGCGAGGCGCTGGATAAGCCCGCGGGTTACGAAGGGGGCTGGATCGCAATCGCGGTCGAGGACTCGGGCATCGGTATCGACGAGCAGAACCTTAAGGTTATCTTCGACGAGTTCTGGCAGGTTGACGGCGGGCCGACGCGCCGTTACGGTGGAACCGGCCTCGGTCTGTCGATCAGTCGCAAGCTGGCCGGCCTGCTCGGAGGTACGATAACGGTCTCGAGCATCATGGGGCAGGGCTCGACCTTCACGCTGATTCTGCCTGCGGACCTGGACGCATTCGAACACACCCAGGAAACTCAGCCGGATGTCCAGGCGGCGTTCGAGACTTTCCTGGAGGATTCAAAAGATGAAAACGATTCTGATAATTGA